ATCTCGACCGCCTTCACCAACCACTGCTGCCGCTCGAGGAACCGGGCCACCGTCTCCAGCAGCCGCGGATCCACCGCCAGGTCCAGGCTGATCTGGTGGGGCCGGATGTGTCGGACCTCCGGATACGAGACCAGGACGCGCCGGAGCAGCCGCACGCGTGCGTCATCGCCCAGGAGGCCTTTCCCGTCCGGCGGGCCCCACCCCGGTTGAAAGCTCACGGAGATGCCGCGGGACTTGGCGGCAACCGGGGTCACGACCGGGGTCCCTCCAGGAGCCGCGCGTACAGCCTCGACACCCGGAGCGCCTGTGCGTCGGCGTCGAACTGCCGGTGCGCCAGGTCGCGCGCCCGCGCCCCCATCGCCTCTCGCCGGGCCGGGTCGAGGAGGAGCCCGATCGCGGCTTCGGCCAGCGCTGCGGGATCAGCCTTGATCAGAAGCCCGGTCTCGCCGTCCGCGACGACCTCCTGCATCCCCGGTGCCGCCACCGCGACGGCCGGCAGCCCGCAGGCGGCCGCCTCGGCAAGTACGAGTCCCTGGGTCTCGGTCCGCGAGGCGAACCAGAAGAGGTCGGCCGCCCGGTAGTAGTCGGGGAGGCTCTCCCTCGGCTTCACGCCGACGAAGCTCACGCGGTCCCGTACGGTCGTGGCCTCGGTCCGCGCGCGCAGCTCCCCCGCGTGGCTCCCCTGCCCCACGAGGAGCAGGCGCGCGCGCGGCAGCACTTCTGCCACGATCTCGAAGGCGTCCAGGAGCAGCTCCACGCTCTTCTCCCGGTCGAGACGGCCCACGTACAGGAGGACCGGATCGTCAGGCAGGAGGCCGCGCGCCGCACGCGCCCGGGAGCGATCGCCGGGCACGAACAACCGGAGGGGCACACCCGTCGGCACGACCTGGATGGGGACCGTCACGCCACGTTCGCGGAGGGCGTCACGGACCGCCCGCGACGGCGCGAGCACGAGGTCCGATCGCCCGGCGAAGCGCGTGCTGCACCGCATCGCCGCACACTCGACCAGGCTGCGTCGGAGCGGGACGTAGTGGGCGTACTTCTCGTAGTGGGTGTGGTACGTGAACACCAGGGGCCTGCCCGCGCGGCGCGCCAGGCGGCGCGCCGTGCCCCCCAGCAGGAAGGGGTGCTGCGCGTGAAAGATGTCGAGCTGTAGCGCCTCGATCTGTCGGCAGAGCCGGTGCGACCACGGCACGGGCAGCGAGAAGTCGGGATAGGTGGGAGCCGGAAACGACGGGAAGCGGAGAACCCCAGCGGGATCGCCGGAGGCGCCGGCGAACTGGGGGGCGAAGACCCAGACGTGGTGGCCGAGCGCCGTGAGACCGTCCGCCAGAGTCTGGACCGAGCTCGTCACCCCTCCCCGCATGGGGAGGTAATTGTTCGTGAAGATCCCGATCCGCACCGACGTCCTACATCTTGTTGAACTTGCCGAAGTCTTCCGGCTTCAGGTTCTCCAGCCACTCCTTCAGCTTCTCGCGGTCGTCGGGATTGACTGCCTCCGCCTCCTTCACCAC
The DNA window shown above is from Candidatus Rokuibacteriota bacterium and carries:
- a CDS encoding glycosyltransferase codes for the protein MRIGIFTNNYLPMRGGVTSSVQTLADGLTALGHHVWVFAPQFAGASGDPAGVLRFPSFPAPTYPDFSLPVPWSHRLCRQIEALQLDIFHAQHPFLLGGTARRLARRAGRPLVFTYHTHYEKYAHYVPLRRSLVECAAMRCSTRFAGRSDLVLAPSRAVRDALRERGVTVPIQVVPTGVPLRLFVPGDRSRARAARGLLPDDPVLLYVGRLDREKSVELLLDAFEIVAEVLPRARLLLVGQGSHAGELRARTEATTVRDRVSFVGVKPRESLPDYYRAADLFWFASRTETQGLVLAEAAACGLPAVAVAAPGMQEVVADGETGLLIKADPAALAEAAIGLLLDPARREAMGARARDLAHRQFDADAQALRVSRLYARLLEGPRS